Genomic DNA from Selenomonas sp. oral taxon 126:
GCGCAAGGGAAAGTATTTCAAGGTGCTCGGCAGGTTGAAGCACGCGGAGCTGAGGGGGTGCAGTGATACCTATGCAGCAGCATTTTGATCGCGTGATCTACGCGCTTGGCAGTGTGGAAGTCGAGGCGCAGATGAAAAATGCGCCCCCTCTTCCTATCTTTTCGGAGGAGGCGTGTGCCTTTCTCGCTGCACTCTCGGCAAGGATTCTCGCGGATGCGGAGGCAAAGGCATATCCCGATGTTGTGACGCTCGGCTTTTGGTGCCGTCCCGCCGCGCTTCACCGAATGCAGCATAATTACGACTCGGAAGAAAACCGTCTCGGGCGCGGCATTGTCTTTCACGTTGCACCCTCGAATGTGGCGGTGAATTTCGCCTACTCGTGTATTGCGGCGTTCCTCGCGGGCTGTGCGAGCATTGTGCGTCTGCCGTCAAAGGATTTCCCGCAGGTAGCGTTGCTTTGCCGCCTCTTTTCGGAGACGCTGGCGGAATTCCCGGCGCTCGTGCCGTACTTTATCTTTGTCCGCTATGGGCATGAACAGGATGTGAACGAGCATTATACCCGGATGGCACAGACGCGCGTCATCTGGGGCGGCGATGCGACGATTGGAGAGATCCGCCGTGCACCGCTCGCGCCGCGTGCGAACGAGATTACATTTGCCGACCGCCACTCACTCGCCGTGCTCAATGCGGATGCCTATCTTGCGGCGTCGGACAAGGCACGCATTGCGCAGGATTTCTACAACGACACCTACCTCAGTGACCAGAATGCCTGCACCGCGCCGCATTTCATCATCTGGATCGGTACAGAGGTAGCGGCGGCACAGGAAGTATTTTGGACTACCTTGCATGAACTTGTGCGGACACGCTACACGCTGCAAGCTGTCCAAGCGGTGGACAAGCTGACGCAGGTCTATCGGCTCGGCGTGCACGCTGCA
This window encodes:
- a CDS encoding acyl-CoA reductase, with the translated sequence MQQHFDRVIYALGSVEVEAQMKNAPPLPIFSEEACAFLAALSARILADAEAKAYPDVVTLGFWCRPAALHRMQHNYDSEENRLGRGIVFHVAPSNVAVNFAYSCIAAFLAGCASIVRLPSKDFPQVALLCRLFSETLAEFPALVPYFIFVRYGHEQDVNEHYTRMAQTRVIWGGDATIGEIRRAPLAPRANEITFADRHSLAVLNADAYLAASDKARIAQDFYNDTYLSDQNACTAPHFIIWIGTEVAAAQEVFWTTLHELVRTRYTLQAVQAVDKLTQVYRLGVHAAAQQIPMEDNLITRVRVPHLTEELSAYRAGSGFFIEYDAKDLSEIHPLCGLSCQTLSYYGVDRDALLQAILAMRPAGIDRIVPIGRTMDFAPVWDGVDLIRTMSRVITAV